Genomic DNA from Nitratidesulfovibrio vulgaris str. Hildenborough:
GGCCTGTAGTAGCGCCCGTAGGTCTCTTCGCGGGCGCTGTTGAGGCTGACACGCATGGAGGTGAGACCGGCGTCGGCGAGGGCAGCCACTGCGTCCGGCAATGAGGCGTTGGTATTGAGGTTCACCGTCCCGCGTCCGCCTCCCGCACGGAACGTGCGGATGGACTCTTCAAGGAGGCGGGCTTCGGTGAGGGGTTCGCCCTCGCATCCCTGCCCGAACGAGAAGATGGGCTTCTCCACTTCGTTGCGGGAATGGTGTTGCATCACCTCGACGATTTCCTGTGCCGTGGGGGTGAAGCTCATGCGGTTCTGTGGCGTGGCACAGACCTTGGAACCCTTCTCCTGCTGCGAGATGCAGCCCACGCAACGCGCGTTGCAGGCGCGCGACGTGGGCAGCGGGGCTTCGTGGCGACCGAGGCAGAGATTGCGTGCGGCAGGGCAGGAGTAGGTCAGGGCGCAGTTGGCCATGAGATGCTGCATGAGGCGGTTGTCGGGGTAGCGCTGCATGATGGCGTGGGCGTTCTTCTTGATGCGCGCAGGGGGAATGCCCTTGAATACCTGTCGCTTGTCTTCGTCCACACGTTTGGCGCACACGTAGAACCTTCCGCGTGCGTAGCCGATGGCGCCATACGCGAACAGGGGCAGTGTGGGGGCGTCCTTGTCACTGACATAGGCGGGATGCCCCGTGAGGGTATGGGCTGGTGATACGAAGGCAGAGACGGCAAGCTCTTCAAGCGCCTCTGCTTCGCCTGTTTCGGGGTCTAGCCCCACGGCGCGCCGTCCGGGCAGAAGGAAGATGTCGCTCTCTTCAGGCAGCGGCATGAGTTCGTCCGGGCGGGGCAGTGCGAATTCGTGACCGCGGCGACAGACGAGAAGAAGGTCGGGGTGATCGTAGATGTTGCCTTCGGCGTCGGCGACGACGAGGCGGGGGCGGATATGAGCCGAAGCCATGATATGTCTCGTGTTGTGGGGGTATGGAGTTTGTGCTAGGTCTTTGAAGGTAAAGTAAGCCGGGAGCGTCGGCAAGAGGCGTGTCGTTCTGCGGCGGCACGGGTTAGCTCCCCCTTCGTCGCAGGTCAACCTGTTCATGGTATCGACGGGCCAACTCATGTTCATGGTTTTCATGCTGCTCGGTTTTGCAGCCCTATGTGTCATGCTCTTCTTCGTTCTAAGATCGCTTGATGAACTTTCCAGAACCATCCGTGCCGACAGGGAACGCCTGACCGCCCTTGTCGAGGCGCTCGACGCCAATGTGCGTGAAGGGCTGCGCTTGCAGGGGGTCGTGTTGCCAGAGGCTGCCAGCACTCCAAAGGCGGACGATGTGCTCGACCTCGGCTTTGCTGCCGGTGCACGTGCTCCCCGGGGGGCCGGTTCCTCTTCCGGTCTGCCGGAACTCAAGCTTGGTGAATAGCCGTTGCAGGTGTGCCTATGGAGACCATGGCCATCACTCTCGTCATCAGCCTCGCCCTTGTCTTTATTTTCAAGGGGGAGGGGCGGCGAGGGCGTCTCTTTCGGCATAGCATGGCTGCCCTTGAGGGCGAGATGGCGCGCATCGAAGTCAAGTTGCAGGGCCTTCGCGAAGAGCAGGAACGGTTGCAGACAAGCGTAACGTCGTTGCAGGCGCGGTTGCAGCCCCACACGATAGCCGCCGTGAACGCCGTCGAAGTGAATCTCGACAAACAGTTGCGGCGTAGCATGGCACGGGCCGAGACATTTGAACAACACCTGGTCCGGCGCGGGCTTGTTTCGCAGGAACAGCTTGAGAAGGTGGCGTCCTATCGGCAGGGTAGTGGCAGCGACTTGCCGACGGAAGAGCTTCTTGTCATGTTCGACTACATATCCGCCGAGGTCATGCGGCGGGCGAAGGCCGATTTCGGACGCCAGCAGGTGTGACGGATCGTCTTTATGATCTTGCAGGCAGCCCCCGGCACATCGTGGCGGGGGCTGCTTGCGTCTGCCTGCCGCGCCCGGACAGTGCCTGAGGACCGGGGAGTCATGGGGTGCGCGGAACGCGCGCGCGTCGTGGCGGCCTGTCGCCCTGCCCGGTGGGCGGGCCGGGGCATTGGCCTGACCAGGTTGAGCAGGAGCAGATGGAGATGGCGCTACGACCCCCTTTCTGCAATGCCCAGACGCACCCTTCGTTGCGCGGTACGACTCGGCGGGGAGTCGTCAGACGCGCCTTGCGTCGGTTCTGGCTGCTTCGAGGTATTTCTGTTTGAGGTACGGGGGGGCCAACTGTTCGGCGAAGAGCAGGTAGACCATGCGCAGCCACTGGCTGTGGATGTCCCGTGCCTTCGCACGGCGCCGTTCCACAATGCCGTCGGGCAGGCGTTCGAGAGAAGCCATGAAAGAGGCGGCACGATGCTGCGCCCTGTGTGCGGCGTCGATAAGCGCAAGTCCCTCGCGTCGCATGGTTGCGCATCGTTCCGGCGAGGCGAGCAGGTCTTCGAGAAGGCGCACGAGGGCGTCCATGTCGTCGGGCGGGTAGGTGGCAAGGGCTTGGCCCTCCGGGAACAGGTCGAGGAGCCCATGCCCTATGCGGGGGGTCACCAGACAGCCTCCACAGCCCAATGCCTCGAAGACCCTGAAGTTCAGGTCGCCGTGTTCGCAATAGTTCAGGATGATGCGGCCTTCTGGGTACAGACTGCGATAGTCTCCGGTGCGAACCGCAAGACCCGGCACCCGGTCACGCAATGCGGACATGAAGGCATGTCGCTTGGGTGTGCGTGTTGCATCCACGGTCCCCACGAACATGACGTCCCACTGGAAGGTCTGCGGGCGAGGCCTGTCGTCGTCCTTGGCGAAGGCGGGAGTCCACCATACACGGTCTTGTGTCAGCCTCCGGCCTAGCATGGCGGGGATATGGTCGCGCAGGCTCATGAGGCAGATGTCGAAAGCCTGAGCGTAGTATGGGTACCAGCTGTGGATGTGCGAGTCGACGCAGTAGAAGACCGTGAGACACGGGAACGACTCGACACCCGTCACGAATGGGGGCCGACTCTTGTCGGCAACCACCAGCACGTCAGGTTCGAAGCCCGCCATACGGACGATGTCGTCCCATCCGAAGACGGCCATCTCCTGAAAGTCGGTACTGCGGATATCGTATCCGTGTCCTTCGAGTGCCTTGGAGAAGAACGGGCTACCAAGCCAGAACAGACGGGGCATGTGACCTCCGGCTTCTGCTATAGCCCAGTGCCCGGACGGGGGCAACGCATGACCGTGTCGCCACGGATGACGGGGCCGGATGACGGGGACACCCGGAGATGGGGTGCCCGGCCGGAGGGCAGGGCCCGATGCTGGTGCGCGGGGCGTTCTTTCACGCATGTGAGAGACCCTGCGGAGTGCGGTACGCGCGACTTTTCATGCCACCCCACCGCGTAGCGTGCTTCGGAGGGTTCGCCATCGCCCGCTTGCCGGACTCCTGAAGGCGGTGCTTGCCAAGCCATGCGCGTGCTGCTAGACGAAGGTCGTCGTGTGTCGTCAGAGGCCACTCCCCGCACCTCGTGGGGTACATAATGTCCATTCTCAACAGCAACGCCGCCTTGCGCGGCCTGCTTGACCAGCACCTCGCCGACCTTTCGCGCGAGGAGGGGCTCGCCCCCGAAACCATCAGGGACGCCATCGAGCGGGGCACCATGGTGCTGCTCGGCAATCCGTCCCACCCTTCTTTGCGCCCGATCCTCGTGGGGCAGCCTGCGCGTGTGAAGGTCAACGCCAACATCGGCACCTCGCCCATGCGCAACCATCCCGAATGCGAAATGCAGAAGGTGGACGCGGCTGTCGAGGCCGGTGCCGACACCATCATGGACCTCTCCATCGCAGGAGACCTCGACGCCATCCGGCGCGAGATGCTGGCCCGTTGTCCGCTGCCTCTCGGTACCGTGCCGCTTTACTCCGTGGCGCAGAAGTACATCGAATGCGGCAAGGACCCGGCTTTGATCGATCCTGAGGAAATCTTCGCAGAGATCGAAAAGCAGGCTCAGCAGGGCGTCGACTTCATGACCGTCCATTGCGGTCTGACGCGCCGAGGCGCGGAATGGGCCGCCAAGGGCGACCGTCTGCTCGGCATCGTCTCTCGCGGCGGTTCCATCCTTGCTCGCTGGATGCTCCGCCATGACCGGGAGAACCCGCTTCTCACCGGCTACGACCGCATCCTCGACATCGCCCGCAAGTACAACGTCACGCTGTCGCTTGGCGATGGGCTGCGTCCCGGTGCCGGGGCTGATGCCGGTGACGCCGCACAGTGGGAAGAGGTCATGGTGCTTGGGCAACTTGCCAAGCGAGGCCTTGAAGCCGGAGTCCAGTGCATGATCGAGGGCCCCGGGCATGTTCCCATGAACGAGGTCGAGGCGCAGATCGTGGGCATCAAGAAGCTCACGCACGGTGCCCCCCTGTATGTGCTCGGGCCGCTGGTCATCGACTCCTGCCCCGGCTACGACCATATCGCCGGAGCCATCGGCGGGGCGCTGGCCGTGCGTTCCGGTGTGGATTTCCTCTGCTATCTTACTCCGGCGGAGCACCTGACGCTGCCCACCAGAGAGGATGTTCGCGCTGGGGTTATTGCGTCGCGCATCGCCGCTCAGGCTGGCGAAGTCGCGCTCGGTCGTCCTCATGCCCTTGCGCGTGAACTCGGCATGGGCAAGGCCCGCAAGGCTCTGGACTGGCCCGGTATGGAGCGCCATGCGCTTGATGCCGCCATGGTGGATGAGCGTCGCGGCGAACATCGCAACGAAGAGGAATGCGCCATGTGCGGCAAGTTCTGCGCAGTGAAGATGCTGCGCGACGACCCGCAGGGCGCGTTCTAGGCCGACCGTCCGTCCGTGCCCCGGAGGCGACAGGGGCGGCGTTGCCGCCATGCGGCCTGCTATCGATGATGAAGGGAGCCCCCACCGGGGCTCCCTCTCTGTTTGGTTGATAGGGGTGCGTTCATGTTCACAGACTGGCAGGGCCGGGTCTGGCAGTGCCGGGGCTGGAGACGTCTGGTGGCGGGCAGGTTCGCTCCTCCGGTGGATGGATTTGCGCTAGCCTCCTGAGTCACGCTCCCCCACAGGGCCCCTCTGGCAGCCATCCGCCTCCCCCTCCGTCTTTTCCCGCGGGCCGGGGCGCTTCATTGTCACGGCTACCCGCTATCCCTTCGTCCGCAGGTGTGCCGCGTTCACGACATTGACCGGGGTTCCTTCGATAAAGCTACGGATGTTGGCTGCGGTCGAGTCCATGAGTGTCCGTCTCGCCGTGCGCGACGCCCAAGCCAGATGCGGCGTGATGAGGCAGTTCTTTGCGGAAAGCAGCGGATTGTCTGCCGCGGGTGGTTCCTGCGAGAGGACATCCAGTCCGGCACCGGCGAGACGCCCGCTGTCGAGGGCTTCGGCAACGGCCCTTTCGTCCAGCAGGGGGCCGCGTGCGGTGTTGATGAGGTAGCTGCCGGGGCGCATGGATGCGAGACGTCTGGCATCGACCAGACCCTCTGTTTCGGGTGTGAGCGGACAATGCAGACTCACCACGTCGGCGGAGGTGAACAGTTCGTCAAGCCCCACATGTTCGAAGGGGCGATAATCCGGGTCGAAACGACTGCGTGGAGCATACGCGATAACGTTCATGCCCAGCGCATTGGCAATACGGCCCACACGCCGACCCGTATTGCCGAAGCCGACAATGCCCATGGTCTTGCCCGTGAGCTCTTCTTGCGTAGAGTCCCAGAAGCACCAGTCGGGACTCTGTGTCCATGCCCCGGCGCGGATACGATGGTCATGGAGTGCCGTTCTGCGGCAGAGTTCAAGAAGCAGGGCGAACACATGCTGCGCCACCGAGTCGGTGCCGTAGCCGGGGACGTTGGAGACGGGGATGCCCAGTACACCGGCGGCAGCCACATCCACCTTGTCGTAGCCCGTGGCAAGCACGGAGACGAAACGCAGCCCGGGCAATGCCTGCAGTGCGCTCATGTCGAGGGGCACCTTGTTGGTGAGCACGACATGGGCCCCGGCAGCACGTTCAATGATCTTGTCTGACGGGGTGCGGGGATGGACGACAAGCTCTCCCAGTTCTTCGATGGGGGCCCATGAAATGTCACCCGGGTTCAGGGTGTAGCCGTCGAGGGCGACGATGCGCATGGCTTCTCCGTTAACGTTTTGCAGTTGCATTGGGATGGCGAACTATGTGATTACTGACTCGATAAATGTACGTAACCGCAACTGCCCGGTAAAGTCCCGGCACAGGGGGGAACATGCGGTTCTTCGTGGCGACAGTCTATCTTGTGATACTCGCCGTGTTCCCGTTTCCGGTCATGGCCTCAGGCTACGAGCCCGTGCGCCTTGGCATGTCGGCAGCCCTGACGGGCCCTACTGCCGCCCTGGGCCTTTCGTACCTCGCCGGCGTCAGGGCGGGCTTTGCAGAGGTTAACGAGGCCGGGGGCGTCGGGGGGCGCAAGATACAACTCGTCGCCCTTGATGACGGATACGACCCGGATAGGGTCATCCACAACTACATCCGTCTTGTGGAGGAGGAGAGGGTCGATCAGCTTTTCGGTTTCACCGGAACGCCGACCGTCACAAGAGTGCTGCCCCTGCTCGTGCATGGGCGTTCTGCGGCGTCTGCCATGCTCTTTCCCCTTACCGGGGCCTATCCTCTTTCACTCGAACCGCAAGCCTCGCATATTTTTTCTCTCCGTGCCAGTTACGCTGACGAGATCGATGCCGTGGTCGAGCGTCTTGTCGGGGTGGGGGTGCGTCGTTTCGCGATCGCCTATCAGGCTGACGCCTATGGTCGAGAGGGATGGCACGATCTGCGGCAGTCGTTGCGGAGGTACGGGCTGGACATGGTCGCCGATGCGGCCTTCCAGCGCAATGGAGTCCTCCGCGTCGAGGATATCTCGGTTCAGTCCGGCATCCTCGTCGATGCTCATCCCGAGGCAGTCCTCTGCATGGGAACAGATGTCTCGTGCGCCGCGCTTGCCTGCAATCTTCGTAATGTGGGGTTTGTCGGCCCGATCATCATGCCCTCCTTTGTCGTGAACCGAGGTTTCAAGGATCGCTTCAACGCATTGTGCCCGGTGACCCTTCCTGACAACCTTCTCTTCTGCGAGGTCATGCCGGAATATGGCGCCAGCCCGGCAGACCGGGCAGGGGATGGCGCGTCACCGTCCTGTGCGCTTGCAGCCGCGTTCGAGGCCGCCATGGCCCGGTACGCCGTGGGAGCACCCGCGGGTGACCGTGAGGCGCAGCCGGACGGAGTGCACAGCGGGACCGTTTCGTCTCATGCCAGCAAGCTGGATGAAGTGGCCTTCGAAGGGTATCTCGCGGCACGTGCCGCCGTCCTTCTGTTCGGTGAGGCGGCCCCGCGTACAGACCTCGAAGCCCTTCGCGCGGCATGGACAAGGCTCGGGGGTGCACGGGGGGTGTTCTCAAGGTTTTGTACCCAGTTTCAGGGCCATGACGAAGCACGGCCCTATGTGCGCTTCGTGAC
This window encodes:
- a CDS encoding radical SAM protein, which encodes MASAHIRPRLVVADAEGNIYDHPDLLLVCRRGHEFALPRPDELMPLPEESDIFLLPGRRAVGLDPETGEAEALEELAVSAFVSPAHTLTGHPAYVSDKDAPTLPLFAYGAIGYARGRFYVCAKRVDEDKRQVFKGIPPARIKKNAHAIMQRYPDNRLMQHLMANCALTYSCPAARNLCLGRHEAPLPTSRACNARCVGCISQQEKGSKVCATPQNRMSFTPTAQEIVEVMQHHSRNEVEKPIFSFGQGCEGEPLTEARLLEESIRTFRAGGGRGTVNLNTNASLPDAVAALADAGLTSMRVSLNSAREETYGRYYRPHGYSFADVRQSIVEARKRGVFVSLNLLFFPGITDTEPETEALVELVRATGVSFIQLRNLNIDPEMYLELLEGITFGPSMGLVNFRKRLRRECPWLGFGYFNPYVGDKAELSAPMPGAWQPPSLSAALAESAEAEPEAEDFDDADLPDEALPEEAGQDGSHDDGPPSENRCSCED
- a CDS encoding glycosyltransferase family protein, encoding MPRLFWLGSPFFSKALEGHGYDIRSTDFQEMAVFGWDDIVRMAGFEPDVLVVADKSRPPFVTGVESFPCLTVFYCVDSHIHSWYPYYAQAFDICLMSLRDHIPAMLGRRLTQDRVWWTPAFAKDDDRPRPQTFQWDVMFVGTVDATRTPKRHAFMSALRDRVPGLAVRTGDYRSLYPEGRIILNYCEHGDLNFRVFEALGCGGCLVTPRIGHGLLDLFPEGQALATYPPDDMDALVRLLEDLLASPERCATMRREGLALIDAAHRAQHRAASFMASLERLPDGIVERRRAKARDIHSQWLRMVYLLFAEQLAPPYLKQKYLEAARTDARRV
- the thiC gene encoding phosphomethylpyrimidine synthase ThiC, yielding MSILNSNAALRGLLDQHLADLSREEGLAPETIRDAIERGTMVLLGNPSHPSLRPILVGQPARVKVNANIGTSPMRNHPECEMQKVDAAVEAGADTIMDLSIAGDLDAIRREMLARCPLPLGTVPLYSVAQKYIECGKDPALIDPEEIFAEIEKQAQQGVDFMTVHCGLTRRGAEWAAKGDRLLGIVSRGGSILARWMLRHDRENPLLTGYDRILDIARKYNVTLSLGDGLRPGAGADAGDAAQWEEVMVLGQLAKRGLEAGVQCMIEGPGHVPMNEVEAQIVGIKKLTHGAPLYVLGPLVIDSCPGYDHIAGAIGGALAVRSGVDFLCYLTPAEHLTLPTREDVRAGVIASRIAAQAGEVALGRPHALARELGMGKARKALDWPGMERHALDAAMVDERRGEHRNEEECAMCGKFCAVKMLRDDPQGAF
- a CDS encoding D-2-hydroxyacid dehydrogenase, with the protein product MRIVALDGYTLNPGDISWAPIEELGELVVHPRTPSDKIIERAAGAHVVLTNKVPLDMSALQALPGLRFVSVLATGYDKVDVAAAGVLGIPVSNVPGYGTDSVAQHVFALLLELCRRTALHDHRIRAGAWTQSPDWCFWDSTQEELTGKTMGIVGFGNTGRRVGRIANALGMNVIAYAPRSRFDPDYRPFEHVGLDELFTSADVVSLHCPLTPETEGLVDARRLASMRPGSYLINTARGPLLDERAVAEALDSGRLAGAGLDVLSQEPPAADNPLLSAKNCLITPHLAWASRTARRTLMDSTAANIRSFIEGTPVNVVNAAHLRTKG
- a CDS encoding ABC transporter substrate-binding protein, whose translation is MRFFVATVYLVILAVFPFPVMASGYEPVRLGMSAALTGPTAALGLSYLAGVRAGFAEVNEAGGVGGRKIQLVALDDGYDPDRVIHNYIRLVEEERVDQLFGFTGTPTVTRVLPLLVHGRSAASAMLFPLTGAYPLSLEPQASHIFSLRASYADEIDAVVERLVGVGVRRFAIAYQADAYGREGWHDLRQSLRRYGLDMVADAAFQRNGVLRVEDISVQSGILVDAHPEAVLCMGTDVSCAALACNLRNVGFVGPIIMPSFVVNRGFKDRFNALCPVTLPDNLLFCEVMPEYGASPADRAGDGASPSCALAAAFEAAMARYAVGAPAGDREAQPDGVHSGTVSSHASKLDEVAFEGYLAARAAVLLFGEAAPRTDLEALRAAWTRLGGARGVFSRFCTQFQGHDEARPYVRFVTIEGADEKTVDDFERWRR